One Citrus sinensis cultivar Valencia sweet orange chromosome 5, DVS_A1.0, whole genome shotgun sequence genomic window, gaataaaagtaattaaaataatacctATGAGAAGAGAAGCGCTGGCTTCCGGAAGATAATAGAATTTGTGACGACGAAGGACGTGGCCGAGGATGAAAGAGAGTACAAGCATCATGATCTGGAGGAGTATGCCAACACCAGCGGCTTGCTGCTCCTTTGCGGGACTTCCATGAGGATCGTTCGCCGGAGATATCTGCAATGCCTCTCCCGTCATTATACCCCAATGTCCCAACTTTCGAGGCCTAAAATTCAATGTCAATTGTTGTTCTTTTCTCCTTCACAATGAGCCCTAAAATTCAATGTCAGTCACGTTTCTTGTCTTGTGAGCCGTAACGAAATCGGTGGTGGAGGATTGAATTTTGACGATGATTAAGTTGGAAGCGATGGGTAATTTGAAGGTGAAAACGACGCCGTTACGCCAGTCAAGACCGGCTGTAGAAGGGAGTATCTCAAGTTGCCTATTTTTGGTGACCGGTTTCAACCACTTAAACCAGTTTAATTTTATCACTTATGTATCCACTTGGCAAGCGTTTATTGACCAATCAGTCTTTTCATTGATTGTATGTTACAATAAACGTAACTTAGAGGgatcctatatatatatatatatatatagaaggaaataggatcgaaggatggatgtgtttccaaaataaattcaaaattaattgcttttaataaaagaaattgatacgcggttgtttctttttaataactaattttaccaaattgaaattaagaatGCTTTATAATGGAATTGAATGCTTTTGCTTTGGAACGTGGTTGgccaattttaattatttgaagtaCGTGGCTCGTTTACTCTCAGTACAGACCAGACTAACGCCCATTCGGGTTCGCCTCTGGAATTTACGTCGCGAGATTCCCGCCGATatactcaaataatttatttaccaaaaaattattagtttcttTAAACGCGGTTGTCCAGTTTTATAGTCTTTACCGAATAaagattaatttcttt contains:
- the LOC127902666 gene encoding sodium/hydrogen exchanger 6-like isoform X2 produces the protein MTGEALQISPANDPHGSPAKEQQAAGVGILLQIMMLVLSFILGHVLRRHKFYYLPEASASLLIGLIVSALTNISNTETNIRFERERACPLCRALVKAADLISFGDGSTSLFFQIF